The DNA region GGTCAGTTGATGGGCGTCGTATTCTTTGTGCTGGTGGCTGTGGCGGCATGGAGTTCAGCGATTTCGTTGCTTGAGCCGATGGTCGCGTATCTGGTCGAACGCACCCGCATTCGTCGCGCCTGGGTAACGTTCTGGCTGGCATTTACCTGCTGGTTCGTGGGCCTTGGAACGGTGTTCTCGTTCAATATCTGGCAGAAAGCCAAGTTCTTCGTGAACGATGGGGGCGTATTCCACCTCTATCAGTGGGGCGCATCGAATGGCCTGGACTTCTTTGGCGTCATCGATTTCTTCACTTCGCGGATCATGTTGCCGCTGGGTGGATTGTGTTTTGTGGTATTCGCAGGTTGGGTGATGGGCCGTGAGGCGGTGCGCGATGAGTTGTCGATTCGCAGCCCGCTGCTTTTCAACCTGACCTTCTTTTTGATGCGCTACGTGGCGCCGCTCGGCATTCTTGTGGTGTTTGCCGCTCAGCTCTGGAAATAACGCTCATATGACTACGCATATACAACGTTCTGCGCTTTTGCCCTATCCGGCCCGGTTTCTTTATGACTTGGTCAATGACGTGGCTCATTACCCCCAGTTTCTGCCGTGGTGTTCTTCAGCTACCGTGCTTGAGGCCAGCGATGAACAGATGCGCGCCAGCCTGGAGATCGCCAAGGGCGGTCTGAGTCAGAAATTCATGACGCGCAACACGCTGATTCCCGGTGAATCGATTGTGATGGATTTAATCGAGGGGCCGTTTGAACAGTTTCACGGTGTCTGGACCTTCAAGCCGCTGGGCGAAAAGGCCTGCAAGATCAGCCTGGACCTGTCTTTCGATTACGCTGGCACGATTGTTCGCGCGACCTTGGGGCCGCTGTTCAATCAGGCGGCCAATACGCTGGTGGATGCGTTCTGTCAGCGAGCGAAAGAGTTGCATGGCTGAGGCGTCGATTCAGGTCGAAGTGGTGTATGCCACCGCGCAGCGTCAGGTGCTGATGACAGTCGATGTTCCGATCGGCTCGTCAGTGCGTGAAGCGTTGGCGCTCAGCGGTATGAGCCGGGCGTTTCCCGAGCTGGACCTGGCTCAATGTGCTGTTGGCATCTTCGGTAAAGTGGTGGCGAATCCTGCCGCGCGGCTGCTGGAGGCTGGCGAGCGGATTGAAATCTATCGCCCGCTGTTGGCC from Pseudomonas syringae includes:
- a CDS encoding RnfH family protein, whose amino-acid sequence is MAEASIQVEVVYATAQRQVLMTVDVPIGSSVREALALSGMSRAFPELDLAQCAVGIFGKVVANPAARLLEAGERIEIYRPLLADPMEIRRLRAAKAREKRALPG
- a CDS encoding type II toxin-antitoxin system RatA family toxin; its protein translation is MTTHIQRSALLPYPARFLYDLVNDVAHYPQFLPWCSSATVLEASDEQMRASLEIAKGGLSQKFMTRNTLIPGESIVMDLIEGPFEQFHGVWTFKPLGEKACKISLDLSFDYAGTIVRATLGPLFNQAANTLVDAFCQRAKELHG